Proteins from a single region of Paenibacillus sp. BIHB 4019:
- the yfbR gene encoding 5'-deoxynucleotidase, with product MDSHFFAYMYRLNYIERWSLMRNTTKENVAEHSFRVALLVHMLCEIGNSLFAKQFNADRAVTLALFHDATEVFTGDIPTPVKHHNPKMLASFRELEALAAERLLAMVPEPMQKTYGPLLGKHHGSLSPEEQTLQAMVKAADLLDAYLKCLYELSAGNREFLVARGQTEQALATLSMPEVEWFLAHMAPSLGMTLDELSD from the coding sequence ATGGACAGTCATTTTTTTGCTTATATGTACCGCCTGAACTATATTGAGCGCTGGAGCCTCATGCGCAATACGACAAAGGAAAACGTCGCTGAGCACTCCTTCCGCGTTGCCCTGCTCGTGCATATGCTTTGCGAAATCGGCAATTCGCTTTTTGCCAAACAATTTAATGCTGATCGCGCGGTGACGCTCGCTTTGTTTCATGATGCTACGGAGGTGTTTACTGGCGACATCCCTACCCCCGTCAAGCATCATAATCCTAAAATGCTCGCCAGCTTTCGCGAGCTTGAAGCCCTCGCCGCTGAGCGGCTGCTCGCGATGGTTCCTGAGCCTATGCAGAAAACCTACGGCCCGCTGCTCGGCAAGCACCACGGCAGCCTTTCTCCCGAGGAGCAGACGCTTCAAGCGATGGTGAAAGCCGCTGATTTGCTCGACGCTTACTTGAAATGCCTCTATGAACTATCAGCAGGCAATCGCGAATTTCTCGTGGCGCGGGGACAAACCGAGCAAGCGCTGGCTACGCTTAGCATGCCCGAGGTCGAATGGTTTCTCGCCCATATGGCGCCTAGCCTTGGCATGACGCTTGATGAGCTGTCTGACTAA
- a CDS encoding extracellular solute-binding protein has translation MQKGRLGITASILAVTMLMAACSSGNGNGGASPANSGTTEPTAAASAETAAPSADPVKLTLWTFVQQHADFYTFMADEWNKNNPEQQIALDAQTIPYDDMHTRLLLALQSNEGAPDLVDIEQSKFPNFMKGQVQLAELNDIVEPEIPNIVKSRVDIYSKDGKYYGVDMHVGATVMYYNKELMDKAGVNPDDIKLWSDVEKYGKTVVEKTGVPFITFEGAGNWSWWPAINQLKSDQVGPNGEITVDDPRNIEAMTFFKKLVDEKIAAVAPGVGHDTPEYKAFMNGGGAASVFMPFWFMNRFTDEMPDLKGKMIIRPMPAWEEGGNRSAGMGGTGLSITVQTKNLELSKKFLAYAKLSKDGNIQVWKQLGMDPIRTEVWSDPAMAEPNKFTDYFGTDIFKTLTEIKDEIYPVNIRETSPVVFDAVRNEVIPKIFQFNEDPATVIAEVAAKLRKDTGK, from the coding sequence ATGCAAAAAGGGAGATTGGGTATAACCGCAAGCATTTTAGCAGTCACAATGCTGATGGCGGCTTGCAGCAGCGGAAATGGGAATGGAGGGGCCTCGCCGGCAAACAGCGGAACAACTGAGCCGACAGCAGCAGCTTCCGCAGAGACGGCGGCGCCTTCAGCGGACCCGGTCAAGCTGACGCTGTGGACGTTCGTCCAGCAGCATGCAGACTTCTATACGTTTATGGCGGATGAGTGGAACAAAAATAATCCAGAACAGCAAATCGCGCTGGACGCTCAAACGATCCCTTATGATGACATGCATACACGTCTGCTGCTAGCTCTTCAATCGAATGAAGGGGCACCGGATTTAGTCGATATCGAGCAAAGCAAATTCCCGAATTTTATGAAGGGCCAGGTTCAGCTTGCGGAGCTCAATGATATCGTTGAACCGGAAATTCCGAATATCGTTAAATCCCGCGTCGATATTTACAGCAAAGACGGCAAGTATTATGGCGTAGATATGCACGTCGGCGCAACGGTCATGTATTACAACAAGGAGCTGATGGATAAGGCAGGCGTCAACCCGGATGATATCAAGCTGTGGTCCGATGTTGAGAAATACGGGAAGACGGTAGTGGAAAAAACAGGCGTGCCGTTCATCACGTTTGAAGGCGCGGGCAACTGGTCATGGTGGCCGGCCATCAATCAGCTGAAATCCGATCAGGTGGGCCCGAACGGCGAAATTACCGTTGATGATCCGCGCAATATCGAAGCGATGACCTTCTTTAAAAAGCTGGTAGATGAAAAAATCGCAGCTGTCGCACCAGGAGTTGGACATGATACGCCAGAGTACAAAGCCTTTATGAATGGCGGCGGAGCAGCATCGGTATTTATGCCATTTTGGTTTATGAACCGTTTCACGGATGAAATGCCTGATTTGAAAGGCAAAATGATCATTCGTCCAATGCCGGCATGGGAAGAAGGCGGCAATCGTTCAGCAGGCATGGGCGGAACCGGCTTGTCGATTACTGTTCAGACGAAAAATCTGGAGCTGTCCAAAAAATTCCTTGCTTATGCGAAGCTGTCCAAAGACGGCAACATTCAAGTATGGAAGCAGCTTGGCATGGACCCAATCCGTACCGAAGTATGGAGCGATCCAGCAATGGCGGAGCCGAATAAATTTACCGACTACTTCGGCACAGATATTTTCAAAACATTGACTGAAATCAAGGATGAAATTTATCCGGTTAACATTCGCGAGACGTCGCCCGTTGTGTTCGACGCGGTACGCAATGAAGTTATCCCTAAAATATTCCAATTCAATGAAGATCCAGCGACCGTAATTGCAGAAGTCGCAGCTAAGCTTCGCAAGGATACAGGGAAATAG
- a CDS encoding bile acid:sodium symporter — MFVIIPVSLIVGFIFADRLSSMVAAVPYLFAYVTLTMALGCGLKELGAVLKKPGVLAWTFLLAHVLCPIIAYGLGTLLFGASSPYVVGLVLFTIIPLGVSTVLWVGMSGGSVPLMLAMVVIDSALCPFVVPAGLHLFFQTAVEVESAPLMLDLLLIIVQPTLLGVLLHQLSRGRLLEQVKPVAAPLSKLCFVAVVALNAAAIAPYTEQLKGDLFKLLPLVVVLVSLCYAVGFIGTMRAASKEVQITVSFATGMRNISLGMVLALGYFSPLAAVPVVLSIMVQQPLATLHHFILQKIQKRREHLKKSMIIR; from the coding sequence ATGTTCGTTATTATTCCCGTATCGCTGATTGTTGGATTTATATTTGCCGATAGGCTCAGCAGCATGGTGGCGGCCGTGCCTTATTTGTTCGCTTATGTGACGCTGACGATGGCGCTTGGCTGCGGTCTGAAGGAACTTGGAGCGGTCTTGAAAAAGCCAGGCGTGCTTGCCTGGACGTTTCTGCTCGCCCATGTGCTCTGTCCGATTATCGCGTATGGCCTTGGAACGCTGCTGTTCGGTGCCTCATCGCCTTATGTGGTGGGGCTCGTGCTATTTACTATTATTCCGCTTGGCGTGTCTACGGTTCTATGGGTCGGCATGTCAGGCGGCAGCGTACCGCTCATGCTCGCGATGGTCGTGATCGATTCGGCATTATGCCCATTTGTCGTGCCGGCAGGGCTCCATTTATTTTTCCAAACGGCAGTAGAGGTGGAGAGCGCGCCGCTGATGCTGGACCTGCTGCTCATCATTGTGCAGCCAACGCTGCTTGGCGTGCTGCTCCATCAATTGAGCCGCGGACGGCTGCTGGAGCAGGTTAAGCCTGTCGCAGCACCTCTTTCAAAGCTGTGCTTTGTGGCGGTAGTCGCGCTGAATGCAGCGGCAATTGCCCCGTATACCGAGCAGCTTAAGGGCGACCTGTTCAAGCTGCTGCCGCTCGTTGTGGTGCTCGTCTCGCTATGCTACGCTGTCGGCTTTATCGGAACGATGCGTGCAGCAAGCAAAGAGGTGCAAATTACAGTATCGTTTGCGACAGGCATGCGCAACATTTCCTTGGGCATGGTGCTGGCGCTCGGCTATTTCAGCCCGCTGGCTGCTGTGCCGGTTGTTCTGTCTATTATGGTGCAGCAGCCGCTGGCGACGCTCCATCATTTTATTTTGCAAAAGATACAAAAAAGGAGAGAACATTTAAAGAAATCAATGATTATACGTTAA
- a CDS encoding beta-L-arabinofuranosidase domain-containing protein, whose amino-acid sequence MNNQMNEQLQEGIKLADRSKPLTLDKVRISDAFWSGYIRLVREVVVPYQWEALNDRVPEAEPSHAIQNFKIAAGEAEGAFHGMVFQDSDVAKWLEAVSYLLETEPDPALQQVADSVVELIAKAQQPDGYVNTYFTVKEPENRWTNLAECHELYCAGHLIEAAVAYNKATGNEMILQVACRFADYIDRVFGREPGKLNGYDGHQEIELALVKLYHATGKDHYLALSRYFIEQRGAKPSFYEQEWEKRGRKVHFPQLDIAHDLPYSQAHLPVQEQEQAVGHAVRVVYMCTAMADLAAETGDEALLQACKKLWDNIVAKRMYITGGIGSMAEGEAFTSDYDLPNDTAYAETCASIGLIFFAHRMLQIEPDSRYADVMERALYNTVVSGMARDGKTFFYVNPLEVNPSQLAGNKNTHHVCGQRQGWFGCACCPPNIARLLASLGQYVYTVQKSAIYVHLYVGGAATLEVADTEVQLEQKSAYTWDGEVSFTISTAHPVAFALKLRVPDWCGAASWVVNGGEPQQIKGSDIDNGYAQIDRVWQSGDTVELVFTMPIHRMKSHPLVRENAGKVALQRGPFVYCLEETDNGEQLYQLALPAGSELSTAFEPALLGGMQTISALGQRQVSDGWQGQLYRHNADWQQEAAELKFIPYFAWANRGAGEMAVWVRETT is encoded by the coding sequence ATGAATAACCAAATGAATGAGCAGCTGCAGGAAGGAATCAAGCTAGCGGATCGCTCAAAACCGCTAACCTTGGACAAGGTGAGAATTAGCGACGCATTCTGGTCGGGCTATATTCGGCTTGTGCGCGAGGTGGTTGTGCCTTATCAATGGGAGGCGCTGAACGACCGGGTGCCGGAAGCTGAGCCAAGCCATGCGATTCAAAATTTCAAAATCGCCGCTGGCGAAGCAGAAGGCGCTTTCCACGGCATGGTATTCCAAGACAGCGATGTAGCGAAATGGCTGGAAGCCGTCAGCTATTTGCTGGAAACAGAGCCCGATCCGGCGCTGCAGCAGGTAGCAGACAGCGTTGTGGAGCTGATTGCGAAAGCCCAGCAGCCTGACGGCTACGTAAATACGTATTTTACGGTGAAGGAACCTGAAAACCGGTGGACGAATTTGGCGGAATGCCATGAGCTTTATTGCGCGGGCCACTTAATAGAAGCGGCAGTTGCCTATAACAAGGCAACTGGCAATGAGATGATTTTGCAGGTAGCTTGCCGTTTTGCAGATTATATTGATCGTGTATTTGGACGGGAACCCGGCAAGCTGAACGGCTATGACGGTCATCAGGAAATTGAACTGGCACTTGTGAAGCTTTACCATGCGACGGGAAAAGACCATTATTTGGCGCTAAGCCGTTATTTTATAGAGCAAAGGGGCGCTAAGCCGTCCTTCTATGAGCAAGAGTGGGAGAAGCGCGGGCGCAAGGTTCATTTTCCACAATTGGACATCGCCCATGATCTGCCCTACAGCCAGGCTCATCTTCCGGTTCAGGAGCAGGAGCAAGCGGTTGGCCATGCGGTACGTGTCGTCTATATGTGCACGGCGATGGCCGATTTGGCTGCAGAAACGGGAGATGAAGCGCTGCTGCAAGCGTGCAAAAAGCTATGGGATAACATAGTAGCCAAGCGTATGTACATTACAGGCGGCATTGGCTCAATGGCGGAGGGAGAAGCTTTTACATCCGATTATGATTTGCCGAACGATACGGCTTATGCCGAAACATGTGCCTCGATCGGCCTGATTTTCTTCGCCCATCGCATGCTGCAAATCGAACCGGACAGCCGCTACGCGGATGTAATGGAGCGGGCGCTTTACAATACGGTCGTCAGCGGGATGGCGCGGGATGGCAAAACCTTTTTCTACGTCAATCCGCTGGAGGTGAATCCTTCACAGCTGGCCGGGAACAAAAATACGCATCATGTATGCGGGCAAAGGCAGGGCTGGTTCGGCTGCGCCTGCTGTCCGCCGAATATCGCGCGTTTGCTGGCTTCGCTTGGGCAATATGTGTACACCGTGCAAAAATCAGCCATTTATGTGCACTTGTATGTAGGGGGAGCGGCAACGCTTGAAGTAGCGGATACGGAAGTGCAGCTTGAACAAAAGTCGGCTTATACTTGGGACGGTGAAGTCAGCTTTACGATCAGCACTGCTCATCCGGTTGCGTTTGCGCTCAAGCTGCGTGTTCCGGATTGGTGCGGAGCAGCATCGTGGGTCGTTAATGGCGGCGAGCCGCAGCAAATTAAAGGCAGTGACATCGACAATGGCTATGCCCAAATCGATCGTGTATGGCAAAGCGGCGATACGGTAGAGCTCGTATTTACGATGCCGATTCACCGGATGAAAAGCCATCCGCTAGTGCGCGAAAATGCCGGAAAAGTGGCTTTGCAGCGCGGTCCCTTCGTTTATTGCTTGGAGGAAACGGACAATGGCGAGCAGCTTTACCAATTGGCGCTGCCTGCGGGAAGCGAGCTTAGTACCGCTTTTGAGCCTGCTTTGCTGGGAGGCATGCAGACGATTTCGGCACTTGGACAGCGGCAGGTTTCGGATGGCTGGCAAGGACAGCTGTACCGTCATAATGCCGATTGGCAGCAGGAAGCTGCCGAGCTGAAGTTTATTCCGTATTTTGCTTGGGCCAATCGCGGTGCAGGGGAAATGGCCGTTTGGGTGAGAGAAACGACATAG
- a CDS encoding LacI family DNA-binding transcriptional regulator produces MSTISIKDIAAKAQVSTATVSYVINGTRNVSRKTRERVEQVIEEMNYKPNNAAQSLKRKRTNTIGVIAEDVTVFNVPEIIDGINDCADRLDMHILLTNLRLDKRIGRQFDQVDAYRKYAEDAVSELLGKQVDGMIYIGAHPRDLTGLFDTEGKPIVYTYCYTQNDVSIQYDDEQASFEAISYLTSKGHSRIAIISGAVDSMPSRLRLGGFYKAITAFELPFNPQWIKMGDWEAESGYRLAKELLETPEPPTAIVAMNDVMAVGVMRAAKELGFQIPGQLSIIGFDNREFSEYVSPSITTMDLPLHEMGYKAMEALSHILQGEKVETGEKPVCKLIERDSVAELAT; encoded by the coding sequence TTGTCGACTATTAGCATTAAAGACATCGCTGCCAAAGCCCAAGTTTCAACCGCCACAGTCTCTTATGTCATAAATGGCACGCGAAATGTCAGCCGAAAGACGCGCGAAAGGGTCGAGCAGGTCATTGAGGAGATGAACTACAAGCCTAACAATGCGGCTCAGAGCTTAAAGCGCAAGCGGACGAATACGATTGGAGTCATTGCAGAGGATGTGACGGTGTTTAATGTGCCGGAAATAATCGACGGCATCAACGACTGTGCAGATCGCCTCGACATGCATATATTGCTGACCAACCTGCGGCTGGATAAACGGATAGGCCGCCAGTTCGACCAGGTGGACGCTTACCGCAAATATGCGGAGGATGCCGTGTCCGAGCTGCTTGGCAAGCAAGTGGACGGCATGATTTATATCGGCGCGCATCCCCGCGATTTGACGGGACTGTTCGATACGGAAGGCAAGCCCATCGTCTATACGTATTGCTACACGCAAAACGATGTGTCCATCCAGTACGACGACGAGCAAGCTTCTTTTGAAGCCATCAGCTATTTGACCAGCAAGGGCCACTCCCGAATTGCAATCATCAGCGGGGCGGTGGATTCCATGCCCTCGCGGCTGCGATTGGGCGGTTTCTATAAAGCGATTACGGCATTCGAGCTGCCATTCAATCCACAGTGGATTAAAATGGGCGACTGGGAGGCGGAATCCGGCTACCGGCTGGCGAAAGAGCTGCTGGAGACACCCGAGCCGCCTACGGCTATTGTGGCCATGAATGATGTTATGGCTGTCGGCGTCATGCGGGCCGCGAAGGAGCTGGGTTTCCAAATTCCTGGGCAGCTGTCGATTATCGGCTTTGACAACCGCGAATTTAGCGAATATGTAAGTCCAAGTATTACAACGATGGATCTTCCGCTTCATGAAATGGGATATAAGGCCATGGAGGCGCTGTCGCATATCCTGCAAGGAGAGAAAGTCGAAACGGGCGAGAAGCCGGTCTGCAAGCTGATTGAACGGGATTCGGTAGCCGAGCTTGCCACATAA
- a CDS encoding sugar ABC transporter permease, translating into MNSQKLAPYLFILPFIVSFLLFFSYPLIHAVIMSFQQVLPGDVKFIGLANYRKLWNSDFYQALWNNSRYVFWTLLVLIPLPLTLAALLNSSIMRAKNFFRASLFIPALTSIVVAGIIFRLIFSELDGAIMNSFISLFGLSSQKWLLSPSLSMFALVVLATWRWAGINMLYFLSALQGIPRELYESADMDGAGTLSKFFKITIPLLKPITIYVFTITIYGGYAMFTESFMLWGSRGSPQNIGLTMVGYIYQQGFQYFDLGFGSTIGITLLGITLVVSVIQLNLLGFFKKED; encoded by the coding sequence ATGAATTCGCAGAAGCTTGCTCCCTATTTGTTTATTTTGCCGTTTATCGTCTCGTTTCTGCTGTTTTTCTCATACCCGCTCATTCATGCGGTCATTATGAGCTTTCAGCAGGTGCTGCCAGGCGATGTGAAATTTATTGGTTTAGCCAATTACCGCAAATTGTGGAACAGCGACTTCTATCAGGCTTTATGGAACAATTCGCGTTATGTGTTTTGGACGCTGCTTGTGCTCATTCCGCTGCCGCTCACGCTTGCGGCACTGCTGAACTCCAGCATTATGCGGGCGAAAAACTTTTTCAGAGCCAGCTTGTTTATACCGGCTTTGACCTCCATCGTGGTCGCGGGCATTATTTTTCGGCTTATTTTTAGCGAGCTGGATGGGGCCATTATGAATTCCTTCATTTCGCTGTTCGGCCTTTCCAGTCAAAAATGGCTGCTTAGCCCCTCGCTTAGCATGTTCGCGCTAGTCGTGCTCGCCACTTGGCGTTGGGCAGGCATTAATATGCTGTATTTTCTGTCAGCGCTGCAGGGCATTCCGCGCGAGCTGTATGAATCGGCGGACATGGACGGTGCGGGCACGCTGAGCAAGTTTTTCAAAATTACGATTCCGCTCCTAAAGCCGATCACCATTTATGTGTTCACGATTACCATTTATGGCGGCTATGCGATGTTTACCGAAAGCTTTATGCTGTGGGGGAGCCGGGGGTCACCGCAAAATATTGGCCTGACGATGGTCGGTTACATTTATCAACAAGGCTTTCAGTACTTTGATCTGGGCTTTGGTTCAACGATTGGGATTACGCTGCTGGGCATCACTTTGGTCGTTAGCGTCATCCAGCTGAATTTGCTCGGATTTTTCAAAAAGGAGGATTAG
- a CDS encoding carbohydrate ABC transporter permease encodes MAEKTGNKGFSLLLVLLFGAFAVLALFPLFALLLASFKPASELFRYGLNVRLDFDVMTLANYKMIFSGKGGSQNYFDWYRNSLVITLLFTFLCLLLSSMVGYGLAMYRFKGRALVFTLVLAVMMIPVEIIILPLYKLSIDLLIINSIWGVILPFVVAPLPIFFFRQFAIGLPKDFMDAGRIDGCTEFGIFFRIMVPLMLPAFGAMTILQALFSWNNFLWPVIVLRSTEKFTLPIGLSGLLSPTSNNYEVLLAGSIMTIIPILVLFLFFQRFFIAGLTVGGVKG; translated from the coding sequence ATGGCTGAAAAAACGGGGAATAAAGGGTTCTCCCTCCTGCTGGTGCTATTGTTCGGGGCGTTTGCAGTGCTCGCGCTGTTCCCGCTGTTTGCACTGCTGCTAGCTTCGTTTAAACCAGCGTCAGAGCTGTTTCGTTACGGACTAAATGTGAGGCTGGACTTTGATGTGATGACGCTGGCCAACTACAAAATGATTTTTTCGGGAAAAGGGGGCTCGCAAAACTATTTCGACTGGTATCGCAACAGCCTTGTCATTACGCTCTTATTTACCTTCCTGTGCCTGCTGCTTTCCTCGATGGTTGGTTATGGGCTGGCGATGTACCGCTTTAAAGGAAGGGCGCTCGTATTTACACTCGTGCTTGCCGTCATGATGATTCCGGTGGAAATTATTATTCTTCCGCTGTATAAGCTGTCGATTGACCTATTGATCATCAACTCGATTTGGGGCGTTATATTGCCATTTGTCGTAGCGCCGCTGCCGATTTTCTTTTTTCGCCAATTTGCGATTGGGCTGCCGAAAGATTTTATGGATGCTGGCCGCATAGATGGCTGTACGGAATTCGGCATTTTCTTCCGGATTATGGTTCCGCTGATGCTGCCTGCTTTTGGCGCGATGACGATTTTGCAAGCCTTGTTCAGCTGGAACAACTTTTTATGGCCGGTCATCGTACTGCGCTCAACTGAGAAATTCACCTTGCCGATTGGCTTGTCTGGCTTGCTGTCGCCTACAAGCAACAATTATGAGGTGCTGCTTGCAGGCTCGATTATGACGATTATTCCGATTTTGGTGCTGTTCTTGTTTTTTCAACGCTTTTTCATAGCAGGACTTACAGTAGGCGGCGTTAAAGGCTGA